CCCTGGTACTCGGAAGGCGATCCCATTCTCTGGTGGTCGCCGGACCCGCGCATGCTGCTCTTTCCGGAGGAGTTTCATCTCTCGCGCCGGCTCGAACGGACTATCAAACAGGCCGTGTTCGACGTGCGCATGGATACAGTATTCGATCGCGTCATCGCCGCATGCGCCATGGCGCCCAGGCAGAAGGGAAATGGCACCTGGATCACGCGCCAAATGCGCGACGCCTACTGCCGGCTGCACCGCGAAGGCTATGCGCATTCGGTCGAGACGTGGCGCGACGGCAAATTGGTCGGCGGCCTGTACGGCGTATCCGTCGGCGCATGTTTCATCGGCGAATCCATGTTTTCGCTCGAGCCGAACACCAGCAAGATTGCTATGGCCGCGCTCGTGCGCCAGGCGCTCCACTGGAAGTTTCCGTTTATCGACTGCCAACTCCACACGCCCCACCTCGCCAGCCTCGGCGCGCGCGAAGTGCCGCGCTCCGATTACCTTCTTCGATTGGGCCGAGCGATCGCGCACGAAACACATCGTGGCGCATGGAAATTCGTCGGTTGGACGGATATCAGAAAACCCGATTGACGTATCGGTGACGTGTCCTATTCCACGTGCGCCGTTTCACGTTGTTTGTCAATCGCACCGGTCATCGGCACAAATATCACGCTCAGGTCGCGCATCGATCGCACCTTGCCCTGTGCGTCTTTTTCGTACAAATACAGGACCTGCCCGCCGCGGCCCGGAGGGCCAACCGGAATTATCAAGCGGCCGCCGACCTTAAGTTGTTGAATCAGCGCCGGCGGCACATACCGCGCCGCGCACGTCACCATGATGATATCGAACCCGCCCTTCACCTCCGGCCAACCGTAAAATCCGTCACCCACGCTCACGCGAACGTTGTCGTACCCGCCTTTTTTCAACACCTCTCTCACGGCGTTTCCCAGCGGCTCGACAATTTCGATGGTGTAGACCTCCTTTACAATCTCGGAAAACAAAGCGGCCTGGAACCCGCTGCCCGCCCCTATCTCAAGCACGACGTCCGTGGGTTTCGGCCGGCCAAGCTGCGTCATGTAACACTGCAGCTTGTATTCGCTGATCGTCGCCCCAAAGCCAATCGGCCAAGGCGTCCCAAACGTCTCGTAGGCGTCTTCCGCCGAAGATTGCTTTCGCTCGTAGTTGTAGTGGAAGTACTCGCGCGGTACACACTCGAACGCCGCGATGACCGCGCTATCGGCCTCTCCAAATCGCGACGCCAAGTACCGCTTCGTCTGGGCGATCGCGATGGGCTTGCGCGCTTGCACCGCGTCGAACGCCTCGCGCGACATGTTCATGTTCCGTTCCGTCGCGCGGACCAAGTCGCTGTAACGCTCAAACGTCCATGCCGGGCGAGTGCCCTTGGTTGGTTCGGCACTCGCCGAGAGTGCGCCACAAGCCGCAAGGACGACGGACGATATCGCGCGGCGGAACGTGT
This is a stretch of genomic DNA from Candidatus Hydrogenedentota bacterium. It encodes these proteins:
- a CDS encoding leucyl/phenylalanyl-tRNA--protein transferase, which translates into the protein MPLFRLSRELTFPPPSLSMPDGLLAVGGDLSVNRLLLAYRSGIFPWYSEGDPILWWSPDPRMLLFPEEFHLSRRLERTIKQAVFDVRMDTVFDRVIAACAMAPRQKGNGTWITRQMRDAYCRLHREGYAHSVETWRDGKLVGGLYGVSVGACFIGESMFSLEPNTSKIAMAALVRQALHWKFPFIDCQLHTPHLASLGAREVPRSDYLLRLGRAIAHETHRGAWKFVGWTDIRKPD
- a CDS encoding protein-L-isoaspartate O-methyltransferase, coding for MTNTFRRAISSVVLAACGALSASAEPTKGTRPAWTFERYSDLVRATERNMNMSREAFDAVQARKPIAIAQTKRYLASRFGEADSAVIAAFECVPREYFHYNYERKQSSAEDAYETFGTPWPIGFGATISEYKLQCYMTQLGRPKPTDVVLEIGAGSGFQAALFSEIVKEVYTIEIVEPLGNAVREVLKKGGYDNVRVSVGDGFYGWPEVKGGFDIIMVTCAARYVPPALIQQLKVGGRLIIPVGPPGRGGQVLYLYEKDAQGKVRSMRDLSVIFVPMTGAIDKQRETAHVE